From the genome of Rathayibacter sp. VKM Ac-2759, one region includes:
- a CDS encoding YlxR family protein — translation MEPVRTCVGCRLRAPRSSLLRIVSHSDVLAVDPRAVAAGRGAWLHPTKDCYERAVKRRAFSRAFRTRESVDASDLEQYLTRDPTGSAPHPEDPTQRTITP, via the coding sequence GTGGAACCCGTCAGAACGTGCGTCGGCTGCCGTCTGCGCGCCCCCCGATCCTCTCTTCTGAGGATCGTCTCCCACTCCGATGTCCTCGCGGTAGATCCGCGGGCCGTCGCTGCGGGCAGGGGAGCGTGGCTCCATCCGACGAAGGACTGCTACGAACGCGCGGTCAAGCGCCGGGCGTTCAGCAGGGCGTTCCGGACACGCGAGAGCGTGGACGCGAGCGACCTCGAGCAGTACCTCACCCGCGATCCGACCGGCTCGGCTCCTCATCCGGAGGACCCGACGCAGCGCACGATCACACCATAG